A stretch of the Staphylococcus sp. NRL 16/872 genome encodes the following:
- a CDS encoding teichoic acid D-Ala incorporation-associated protein DltX: protein MLYFEKAKPYLLTILYLAIFIALYLIYGSGDTQNNFIYNEF from the coding sequence ATGCTTTATTTCGAAAAAGCTAAGCCTTATTTATTAACGATATTATATTTAGCGATTTTTATAGCACTGTACCTAATATATGGGTCAGGCGATACACAGAATAATTTCATTTATAATGAATTCTAA